A section of the Nitrospirota bacterium genome encodes:
- a CDS encoding MCE family protein, whose translation MKGFTTEAKVGLVVIVGAILLAYMSVKIGLYRIGKESGYRIFVHFDSAAGLDRKTPIRLAGVEIGKVETLELVDSKARVTFLIQPEVKVHKGGAAVIRASGLLGEKYVDLIPGKEKGYLSEGDTIQQSEALGDLETLIAKFSDIGTDIKAVTRTLREVVGSTKGEEDLKAILANFKSFTEHIDQLITDNQEAVGETVENFKDFSEVINKDIPGLVNSLKTVANDLESGKGTFGKLLHDDQLYEKLNSAMSNIQKITEKIGNGEGTIGKLVTDEKAYEKLNSALEGLNNTLGRIERFKTTVGIRNEYQMDTTRKNKGYFFVKLAPRVDKYYLLEVVDDPRGSVNTVTRDQTVAGTTVTTTDVTTERKLKLTLEMGRRYSGLDLHLGLIENSFGAGADYLFFNDQLKLGVSAWDFNSADTQSSKPHLKAVASYTFLKHIFLQTGYDQILNSDLKTAFIGAGLTLEDDDIKYLLGSVAGSIK comes from the coding sequence ATGAAGGGATTCACCACAGAGGCAAAGGTAGGATTGGTCGTTATTGTCGGCGCCATTTTATTGGCCTATATGTCGGTGAAAATTGGCCTCTACCGGATCGGAAAAGAATCAGGGTATCGAATTTTTGTTCATTTTGACTCGGCGGCGGGACTGGATAGGAAAACGCCGATTCGGTTGGCCGGTGTTGAAATAGGAAAAGTGGAAACGCTCGAGCTGGTTGACAGTAAAGCGAGAGTTACCTTTTTAATCCAGCCGGAAGTTAAGGTTCATAAGGGAGGCGCCGCCGTCATCAGGGCTTCAGGATTACTGGGGGAAAAATACGTCGATTTAATCCCTGGAAAAGAAAAAGGTTACCTTTCAGAGGGCGACACGATCCAACAGAGCGAAGCCCTGGGCGACCTGGAAACCCTGATCGCAAAGTTTTCGGATATCGGGACCGACATTAAAGCGGTGACCCGAACCCTCCGGGAGGTTGTCGGCTCGACCAAAGGGGAGGAGGATCTTAAAGCCATCCTCGCAAATTTTAAAAGTTTCACCGAACATATCGATCAACTCATCACTGACAATCAGGAAGCGGTCGGAGAAACGGTTGAAAATTTTAAAGATTTTTCCGAGGTCATCAATAAAGACATCCCGGGTCTGGTCAACAGCTTAAAGACGGTCGCCAACGACCTGGAATCAGGCAAGGGCACATTCGGAAAACTCCTGCACGACGACCAGCTTTATGAAAAATTAAATTCCGCGATGAGTAACATTCAAAAAATTACCGAAAAAATAGGAAACGGCGAAGGAACCATCGGGAAATTAGTCACTGATGAAAAAGCCTATGAAAAGTTAAATAGTGCCCTGGAGGGATTAAACAACACGCTGGGGCGGATAGAACGATTTAAAACAACCGTTGGAATTCGAAACGAATATCAAATGGATACCACACGAAAAAATAAGGGTTATTTTTTCGTTAAGCTGGCGCCCAGGGTGGACAAATATTATCTGTTAGAAGTCGTTGACGATCCGAGGGGAAGCGTCAACACCGTGACCCGCGACCAAACCGTCGCCGGAACAACCGTCACGACCACAGATGTAACGACTGAAAGAAAATTAAAACTCACCCTGGAAATGGGAAGACGATACAGCGGCCTTGACCTTCATCTCGGACTCATTGAAAACAGTTTTGGAGCGGGAGCAGACTATTTATTTTTTAATGATCAGCTGAAACTGGGCGTTTCCGCGTGGGATTTTAACAGCGCCGACACTCAAAGTTCAAAACCTCATTTAAAGGCAGTGGCTTCTTATACCTTCCTCAAACATATTTTCCTGCAAACAGGATATGACCAAATACTGAATTCAGACTTAAAAACGGCGTTTATCGGCGCCGGATTGACCCTTGAAGATGACGATATCAAATATTTAT
- the alr gene encoding alanine racemase, with protein sequence MAIKTSKISSIEKKGFSPTIAEIDLNALLHNLEQVQKVSGPNRSIIAVVKADAYGHGAIKVSQTLEAAGVKTLGVALVQEGIELRQAGIRVPILIMGSILKEQIQSLFEFQLTPVLFQTPLIPLLEKEAENRGMTLPVHLKIDTGMGRLGIQPLEIRPFLKEILANKRIRIEGIMTHFADADQTRPENTKKQLLLWNKIMEELREFNVNPPDIHLSNSAAILSLPGVYSNPVRPGLMLYGYSSLKDPPLFLEPVLSFKTRVVHLKTVPPDTPISYGGTFVTSRQSVIATIAVGYADGYWRALSNSGKVLIHGTRAPVVGRVCMDMTMIDVTGIPNIHMGDEVVLIGKQGEDFISAEEVAEWVGTISYEILCGIGKRVPRVYQGAHVAPSTGKAGLSLPLSLALLAGYILKGAHVTFSWSFLALLAGYL encoded by the coding sequence AAAGTATCCGGCCCGAATCGCTCGATTATTGCCGTTGTTAAGGCAGATGCCTACGGACATGGGGCAATCAAGGTTTCACAGACTCTGGAAGCCGCAGGGGTTAAAACCCTCGGCGTCGCCCTGGTCCAGGAAGGAATCGAACTTCGACAGGCGGGCATTCGCGTTCCGATTTTGATTATGGGAAGCATTTTAAAGGAACAAATTCAATCTCTATTTGAGTTTCAACTCACTCCGGTTCTGTTTCAAACGCCTTTGATTCCCCTTCTTGAAAAAGAGGCCGAGAACCGCGGAATGACCCTCCCCGTCCACCTTAAGATCGATACGGGAATGGGTCGTTTAGGAATTCAACCTCTTGAAATTCGGCCTTTTCTCAAAGAAATCCTGGCAAATAAGAGAATACGAATTGAAGGGATCATGACGCATTTTGCGGACGCCGACCAAACCAGGCCGGAAAATACAAAAAAACAATTGCTGCTCTGGAATAAAATCATGGAAGAACTGCGGGAATTCAACGTCAACCCTCCTGATATCCATCTATCCAACAGCGCGGCCATTTTGTCCCTCCCCGGCGTTTACTCCAATCCAGTCCGGCCCGGCCTGATGCTTTATGGCTACTCCTCTCTCAAAGACCCCCCTCTTTTTTTAGAACCCGTATTGAGTTTTAAAACCCGCGTCGTACACCTGAAAACGGTTCCACCGGACACACCGATCAGTTACGGCGGAACGTTTGTTACGTCCCGCCAAAGCGTCATAGCAACGATTGCGGTCGGATACGCAGACGGGTATTGGAGAGCCCTATCGAACTCCGGAAAGGTCTTGATTCATGGAACCCGCGCGCCTGTCGTCGGGAGGGTCTGCATGGATATGACCATGATTGACGTCACGGGGATCCCAAACATCCATATGGGAGATGAAGTCGTCCTGATTGGGAAACAGGGAGAAGATTTTATCTCCGCCGAAGAAGTCGCTGAATGGGTTGGAACCATTTCCTATGAGATCCTTTGCGGAATCGGGAAAAGAGTCCCGCGGGTGTATCAAGGGGCTCACGTCGCCCCCTCAACCGGCAAAGCCGGATTGAGCCTCCCCCTCTCGCTCGCTTTGCTCGCTGGGTATATTTTAAAAGGGGCTCACGTTACCTTTTCATGGAGTTTCCTCGCTTTGCTTGCTGGGTATCTATGA
- a CDS encoding ABC transporter permease yields the protein MKSQLEKIGRPTLDFLKKVGAAFTMFFQALRWTFTPPIYFRNILQQMEVIGVQSIPVVLITALSTGMVLALQSHTGFKRFHAENLVGTVVALSLTRELGPVLTGLIVAGRAGAAMAAELGTMRVTEQIDALSTLAVNPVKYLIIPRLIAGFIMLPILTIFADMIGIIGGYFVSVETLSANPVIYLRRTTEFLEGNDIFGGLLKACVFGILISIICSYKGFTTEGGAVGVGKATTGAVVLSMILIIVSDYFLTNLLFK from the coding sequence ATGAAAAGCCAGCTCGAAAAAATAGGCCGGCCAACACTCGATTTTTTAAAAAAAGTCGGGGCCGCCTTTACGATGTTTTTTCAGGCCCTCAGATGGACCTTTACACCTCCCATTTATTTCAGAAATATCCTTCAGCAAATGGAAGTCATCGGGGTTCAATCGATTCCCGTTGTATTAATCACTGCCCTCTCAACAGGAATGGTGCTGGCCCTTCAAAGTCATACCGGATTTAAGCGGTTTCACGCGGAGAACCTGGTGGGAACGGTTGTCGCCCTCTCCCTCACGCGTGAACTGGGACCTGTGTTAACCGGTCTCATCGTTGCAGGCCGTGCGGGCGCAGCCATGGCGGCAGAACTGGGAACGATGAGGGTCACCGAACAAATCGACGCCCTGAGCACTCTTGCCGTAAATCCGGTTAAATATCTGATCATCCCCCGCCTCATCGCGGGGTTTATCATGCTGCCTATTTTAACCATTTTTGCCGATATGATCGGAATTATCGGCGGGTATTTTGTTTCTGTAGAAACTCTGTCGGCAAATCCGGTCATCTATCTTCGTCGTACAACCGAATTTCTTGAAGGAAATGATATTTTTGGGGGCTTGCTTAAAGCCTGTGTGTTTGGTATCTTGATTTCCATCATTTGTTCATACAAAGGATTTACGACAGAAGGGGGAGCGGTGGGAGTTGGAAAAGCGACCACCGGCGCAGTGGTGCTCTCTATGATTTTGATCATCGTTTCTGACTACTTTTTAACAAACCTTTTGTTTAAATAA
- a CDS encoding ABC transporter ATP-binding protein, which translates to MIEILDIHKSFNSHHVLSGVNLKIETGESMVVLGGSGTGKSVLLKIIMGLLKPDQGQVFIDGQDIIPLKEEGLGEIRKKFGMLFQGAALFDSLSVWKNVGFGLMEHTSLSKKEIRDIATQKLAMVGLKDIEDKMPAELSGGMKKRVGLARAIAMNPEIILYDEPTTGLDPIMADVINELIIKLKHEINATSVAITHDMTSAYKIGDRLALLYQGKIHRTGTSDEFKSSEDPVVHQFVTGSSVGPIEVTF; encoded by the coding sequence TTGATAGAGATTTTAGATATCCACAAATCCTTTAACAGCCACCACGTCCTTTCCGGCGTTAATCTGAAAATCGAAACGGGCGAGAGCATGGTCGTTCTGGGGGGAAGTGGAACCGGTAAGAGCGTCTTATTAAAAATCATCATGGGTCTCTTAAAACCCGACCAGGGACAAGTCTTCATTGACGGACAGGACATCATTCCCCTTAAGGAAGAAGGATTAGGGGAAATCCGTAAAAAATTTGGAATGCTCTTCCAGGGAGCCGCTTTATTTGATTCTTTGTCCGTGTGGAAAAATGTTGGGTTTGGCCTCATGGAACATACCTCTCTGAGCAAGAAAGAGATTAGAGACATTGCGACTCAGAAGCTGGCAATGGTCGGCTTGAAAGATATTGAGGATAAAATGCCTGCGGAACTCTCCGGTGGAATGAAAAAAAGGGTTGGATTGGCAAGAGCCATAGCAATGAACCCTGAAATCATCCTGTACGACGAACCGACAACGGGATTAGATCCGATTATGGCAGACGTGATCAATGAACTCATTATCAAGCTGAAACATGAAATTAACGCCACCTCGGTGGCCATCACCCATGACATGACCAGCGCGTATAAAATCGGAGACCGGCTCGCGCTTTTGTATCAAGGAAAAATCCACCGGACAGGAACGTCTGATGAATTTAAATCCAGCGAAGATCCGGTGGTCCATCAATTCGTAACGGGGTCTTCCGTTGGCCCGATAGAAGTGACTTTCTGA